The following are from one region of the Streptomyces tuirus genome:
- a CDS encoding DUF6895 family protein, translated as MTTTQATEIRQVARAALAWASAHRADFALGEDALAADGRVDSSWKPLGELAQVCASVTRHAPPADPLHTCARDLLAFAWRQTGDGELFLLLQRLEPFATYPLEVYAALAAAGFRHPGYEAATATVARTRGWQLTEQEPTRRLGVLKAEERGGIHRDGPGEQLLRRTWLGGLPEPWTFERSAGYALTHVVFHLTDWGRASGGVPADLASYLADWLPPWLDTCLDARMWDLSCELLAVAASVPGLPHDAVPGDAWERIAAARDATGALPEEGDAGDPDAYFAHHYHSTLMAAFAAALTAGQGAPV; from the coding sequence GTGACGACGACACAGGCCACGGAGATCCGGCAGGTGGCGCGGGCCGCGCTGGCCTGGGCGTCCGCACACCGCGCGGACTTCGCCCTCGGCGAGGACGCCCTGGCCGCCGACGGCCGGGTCGACAGCAGCTGGAAGCCGCTCGGCGAGCTGGCCCAGGTCTGTGCGAGCGTCACCCGGCATGCGCCTCCCGCCGACCCCCTGCACACCTGCGCCCGCGACCTGCTGGCCTTCGCCTGGCGGCAGACCGGCGACGGCGAGCTGTTCCTCCTGCTGCAACGGCTGGAACCCTTCGCCACCTACCCGCTGGAGGTCTACGCCGCCCTGGCCGCGGCCGGATTCCGGCACCCCGGCTACGAGGCCGCCACCGCCACGGTGGCCCGCACCCGCGGCTGGCAGCTCACCGAGCAGGAACCGACCCGCCGCCTGGGCGTCCTCAAGGCCGAGGAACGGGGCGGCATCCACCGGGACGGGCCCGGGGAGCAGCTGCTGCGCCGCACCTGGCTGGGCGGCCTGCCGGAACCCTGGACCTTCGAGCGGTCCGCCGGGTACGCGCTCACCCACGTCGTCTTCCACCTCACCGACTGGGGACGCGCGTCCGGGGGAGTCCCCGCCGACCTGGCCTCCTACCTCGCCGACTGGCTCCCGCCCTGGCTCGACACCTGCCTGGACGCCAGGATGTGGGACCTGTCCTGCGAACTGCTCGCCGTGGCCGCGAGCGTGCCCGGACTGCCGCACGACGCCGTACCGGGCGACGCCTGGGAGCGGATCGCGGCGGCACGGGACGCGACCGGCGCGCTCCCCGAGGAGGGGGACGCGGGCGACCCGGACGCGTACTTCGCGCACCACTACCACTCCACCCTCATGGCGGCCTTCGCGGCGGCGCTCACCGCCGGACAAGGAGCACCGGTATGA
- a CDS encoding DUF6895 family protein has protein sequence MTDTRLIHAVGVGAIEWLWAHRDGFRLEPDVDPEIGFLERFKPVGELALICKVLFREGVAGSRQAQLARQLLDHAWRETLDGGTMLVRGQRTEPISPIPFEVYVPFRELGYSQPDVERAAVLNHRLDSWIAFETTPTRRLGLSAFQRRHGLTPRPPETDLVGETWLARTPEPWTVEGHIAYDVTHTVFHLTDWGENPDGLPPDIADYLATWLPVWIDDWLDLERWDLLGELLVVDACLPRPTLDERAWQAFASAQQPDGAMPAIRTMPEGTPDEVFDVVYHPTLVAAFASVLATSRALAGLAHAS, from the coding sequence ATGACCGACACCCGCCTGATCCACGCCGTCGGCGTGGGCGCCATCGAATGGCTGTGGGCCCACCGGGACGGATTCCGCCTGGAGCCGGACGTCGACCCCGAGATCGGCTTCCTGGAGCGTTTCAAGCCCGTCGGTGAACTGGCCCTGATCTGCAAGGTGCTGTTCCGCGAGGGGGTGGCCGGCTCACGGCAGGCCCAGCTCGCCCGCCAACTGCTCGACCACGCCTGGCGCGAGACCCTCGACGGCGGCACCATGCTGGTCCGCGGGCAGCGGACGGAGCCCATCTCACCCATCCCCTTCGAGGTGTACGTCCCCTTCAGGGAACTGGGCTACAGCCAGCCCGACGTCGAGCGGGCCGCCGTGCTCAACCACCGGCTGGACAGCTGGATCGCGTTCGAGACGACCCCGACCCGACGGCTCGGCCTCTCCGCCTTCCAGCGCCGCCACGGCCTCACCCCCCGCCCGCCCGAGACCGACCTCGTGGGCGAGACCTGGCTGGCCCGCACCCCGGAACCCTGGACCGTCGAGGGCCACATCGCCTACGACGTCACCCACACCGTCTTCCACCTCACCGACTGGGGCGAGAACCCGGACGGCCTGCCGCCGGACATAGCCGACTACCTCGCCACCTGGCTGCCCGTCTGGATCGACGACTGGCTGGACCTGGAACGCTGGGACCTGCTCGGCGAACTCCTCGTGGTCGACGCCTGCCTGCCCCGCCCCACCCTGGACGAACGCGCCTGGCAGGCCTTCGCCTCCGCGCAGCAGCCCGACGGAGCGATGCCGGCGATCCGCACGATGCCCGAGGGCACACCCGACGAGGTGTTCGACGTCGTCTACCACCCGACGCTCGTCGCCGCCTTCGCCTCGGTCCTGGCGACGTCGCGCGCCCTGGCCGGCCTGGCCCACGCGTCATGA
- a CDS encoding serine hydrolase domain-containing protein, giving the protein MTTRPLPPWPGEPGPPDAGDPIRPPAAPPAEVPPDDRLLADAVTASDAPDVVFALSRHGRRTLHSGGTAPPPPLPRADLRYEIGSATKTFTGLLLARLIHAGALSGGEPATTLLDGGRPAGATPVTLAHLITHTSGLPALPAGFFLRGLPAWHTNPYARFPASRVVDSYLRHRQRHRPGTRWRYSNYGVAVLGHALAAATGTPWEELVTDGVLRPLGLDATTLCADDSGLDAVGHGRDGESPVPPFDAGGFQAAGAVRATPRDLLAFLEAHLYPGEAPPDLAPALRAVRRPVLRRGLTHRHVHTVAWFRHPTDGGPLYFHSGATLGQQAFLGFRPDTGTALAAVCTRRFRAHDPFVATAYALLAGQ; this is encoded by the coding sequence ATGACGACCCGTCCGCTGCCCCCGTGGCCGGGCGAACCCGGACCACCCGACGCCGGGGACCCGATCCGTCCCCCGGCCGCCCCGCCCGCCGAAGTCCCCCCGGACGACCGGCTGCTCGCGGACGCCGTCACCGCGTCCGACGCCCCCGACGTCGTCTTCGCCCTCTCGCGCCACGGCCGACGCACCCTCCACAGTGGCGGCACCGCACCGCCCCCGCCGCTGCCCCGTGCGGACCTGCGCTACGAGATCGGCTCGGCCACCAAGACGTTCACCGGTCTGCTCCTGGCCCGGCTGATCCACGCCGGCGCGCTGTCCGGAGGCGAACCGGCCACCACCCTCCTGGACGGCGGACGGCCCGCCGGCGCGACCCCGGTGACGCTCGCCCACCTGATCACCCACACCTCCGGACTGCCCGCCCTCCCGGCCGGCTTCTTCCTCCGGGGCCTGCCCGCCTGGCACACCAACCCCTACGCCCGCTTCCCGGCCTCCCGGGTCGTCGACTCCTACCTGCGCCACCGGCAGCGGCACCGCCCCGGCACCCGCTGGCGCTACTCCAACTACGGCGTCGCCGTCCTCGGACACGCCCTGGCCGCCGCGACCGGCACACCGTGGGAGGAGCTCGTCACCGACGGGGTACTGCGCCCGCTCGGCCTCGACGCCACGACCCTGTGCGCGGACGACTCGGGACTCGACGCCGTCGGACACGGCAGGGACGGCGAGTCACCCGTGCCCCCCTTCGACGCGGGCGGCTTCCAGGCGGCCGGCGCCGTACGCGCCACGCCGCGGGACCTGCTCGCCTTCCTGGAGGCGCATCTCTACCCCGGCGAGGCACCACCGGACCTCGCGCCCGCCCTGCGCGCGGTGCGCCGCCCCGTGCTGCGCAGGGGGCTGACGCACCGCCATGTGCACACCGTCGCCTGGTTCCGTCACCCCACCGACGGCGGACCGCTGTACTTCCACAGCGGCGCGACCCTGGGCCAGCAGGCGTTCCTCGGTTTCCGCCCCGACACCGGCACGGCACTGGCCGCCGTCTGCACCCGCCGCTTCCGCGCCCACGACCCGTTCGTCGCCACCGCGTACGCGTTGCTGGCCGGGCAGTGA